From the Kribbella sp. CA-293567 genome, the window ACGCCGGTAGCACTCGCGCGACCGGTGTCTGCTGCAGCATGAACTCGCTGACCATCACCGCCCAGGCGCCGGCATCCGGCTCCCGCCACGGCAGCGTGCGCGCGTTGGCGGCGTACCAGTCGAGGATGGGCCCGTGCAGGGCTGCTGCTGAGCCTGCTGCGGCGGCTGATGTGCGGGGGAGCGGCGAGTCTGACATGTCGAGCACAATCCTGACACTAAGGTGCGAGCATGAGCAGCCTGCTCCGACCGGTCGGGCATCTGCCTCCCAGTGTGTACTGGGTCCGGCGGGCACTCGTCGTCGTCGTGGTGCTGGCGCTGGTGATCATCCTGGTACGGGTGATCGGTGGCGGCGGCGATCCGAAGAACTCCGCGGCCACGGACCCTGGACAGAATCCCGCCGGCGGACCGACGGTGGCGCCGACTTCGACGCCGACCCCCGGCCGGACCGCCGGATCCGGCAGGACCACGAAGACTTCGGAGCCGACGAAGACGCCGGAGAGCCCGGCGACCCCCAAGGACGTGAAGTGTTCGGGTGACGACGTCAGCATCGACGTCGTACCGGTCAGCCGGACCCTCGCCTCGGGCAACTCGCTGAACCTGGTGATCCAGTTGAGCGCCGTCCGCGACGAGTGCAAGGCGGCGGTCGACCCGACCGAGCTGTCGCTGACGATCACCTCGGGCGTGGACCAGATCTGGTCCACCGAGGACTGTGAGAAGTCGATCCCGCGGGCCACCCTGGTCCTTGCCAAGGGCAAGCAGTCCACGGCGACCGTGGCCTGGAACGGCCGCCGTTCGCGTCCGGGCTGCCTGCCGGGACAGCTGCAGGCCAAGCCCGGAACCTATGTGGTCAAGGCGGTCTACGACGGACGCGCCTCGACCGCGCAGGCCTTCACGATCGTCTAGCTCTTCGGAGTACGGGGTGGTGCTCAGACGTAGCGTTCGAGGATGCTCGACTCGGCCAGCCGGGACAGGCCCTCGCGAACGGTCCGGGCGCGGTTCTCGCCGACGCCGTCGACCGTCTGCAGGTCGTCGATACTTGCTGCCAGCAACTTCTGCAGGTGGCCGAAGTGCTCGATCAGCCGGTCGATCACCGCACCGGGCAGGCGCGGCACCTTGGCCAGCAGGCGGTAGCCGCGCGGGGTGACCGCGGCGTCCAGCTGCTCGGCGCCACCGAGCTGCAGGGCTCTCGCGACCTGGCCGATGTCGAGCAGGTCGGTCGGGCTGACGGCGTCGAGCTCCAGCAGGACGTCGTCGGCGGTCTTCGGACGGCGGCCCGCGGCGGGCGGCAGGTAGTCCCGGACGACGAGCTCGCGCTCGCCGGCGACACCCGCGACCAGTTCGTTGAGCTGCAGGGTGAGCAGCCGGCCGTCGGTGCCGAGCTCGACGACGTACCCGTCGATCTCGGTCGCGATCCGGCGGACCATCTCCAGCCGCTGGGCCACGGCGGCGACGTCGCGGACCGTCACCAGGTCCTCGATCTCCAGCGCGGACAGCGTGCCGGAGACCTCGTCGAGGCGCAGCTTGTAGCGCTCCAGGGTGGCCAGCGCCTGGTTCGCGCGGGACAGGATGGCGCCGGAGTCCTCCAGCACGTAGCGCTGGTCGTCGACGTACAGCGCGATGATGTGCATCGACTGGGAGACCGAGATGACCGGGAAGCCGGTCTGCCGGGCGACCCGGTCGGCGGTGCGGTGCCGGGTGCCGGTCTCCTCGGTGTGGATCGACGGGTCGGGCATCAGGTGCACGGCGGCGCGCAGCATCCGGCTCATGTCGCGGTCGAGGATGATCGCGCCGTCCATCTTGCTGAGCTCGCGCAGACCGGTGGCGGTGAACTCCACCTCGATCTCGAACCCACCGGTCGAGATGGAGTCGACCACCTTGTCCTGTCCGAGGACCAGCAGGGCGCCGGTACGGCCCCGCAGGATTCGTTCCAGGCCTTCACGCAGTTCGGTACCAGGCGCCACCGCGGCGAGAGTCGCACGCATCCGGGCGTTGGTGCTGTTCTTGTCGGAATTGGGGGCCACGGTCACTGAGTCTATGCGGCGAACAGGCGTGCTGTGACCGGCGCACCGGCAATCGGGGCCCGGCGGACTACGGCGATCGGGTCGCGTTTGCAAACGCACGTGCATCGCATCGTGCAGGGGGTCCGTGCAGCCGCGAACTGAGCGTCAGCGGGCCGCTCGACGGGCCAGGAAGGCGATTCCGCCGAGGGCCAGCCAGAGCACGATCACCACGCCGATCACCGGAGACCAAGTGTCGTCGTACCGCGTGTCGCCGGTGGTGTGGTCGTCGATCGCGAGTGGCAACGTGGCCAGAACGATCACCAACCCGGTTCCGGCGGCGACCAGCGTGGTCCAGTGCTGCGGTGGCCGAACAGCGGCCAGCACGAGCGCGGCGACGTACAGGATCAGGACCGGCCATTGGCTCAGATAGAGGTCGAGTCCGGTCCGGTCCAGCTGGTCCTGCGTGACCCCGGCCGGGCCCGACCTGATGATCCTGCGGTCCAGCCAGCCGGTGGCGAGCAGTACGAACAGCCCGACCACCGTCGAGTACGCCGCGCTGCGGTACGCCGCCAGCCGCACCGCGCCGCCCGGCGAGTGCAACTGGTACCGCGTCTCCAACTCGAACTGACTCATGGGGTCAAGGCTGGCAGCTCCAGGGTCCAACGCTCTGAAGCAGCTGGGCCCACGGCGTACTACGGGCAGCGGATGATCTGGCCGGCATAGGACAGCCCACCGCCGAAACCGAAGAGCAGGACCGGCGCGCCGGCCGGGATCTCGCGCCGCTCGACCAGCTTGGACAAGGCGATCGGGATGCTGGCGGCCGAGGTGTTGCCCGACTCGACCACGTCGCGGGCGATCACCGCGTTGACCGCGCCGAGGCGCTTGGCCAGCGGCTCGATGATCCGCAGGTTGGCCTGATGCAGGACCACGCCGCCGAGCTCCTCCGGCGTCACGCCACCCTTCTCGCAGACCTGCCGGGCGATCACCGGCAACTGGGTGGTGGTCCAGCGGAAGACGCTCTGCCCCTCCTGGGCGAACTTGCCGTCGCGGCCCTCGATCCGGACCGCGTCGGACATCTCCGGCACCGAACCCCACACGACCGGCCCGATCTCGGGCTCGTCGGTGGCGACCAGGACGGCCGCGCCGGCGCCGTCGCCGATCAGCACGCAGGTGGTGCGGTCGGTCCAGTCGGTGAAGTCGCTCAGCTTCTCGACGCCGATCACCAGCGCCTTGGTCGCGGCGCCCGCGCGGATCGCGTGGTCGGCCGTCGCGAGCGCGTGGCTGAAACCGGAGCAGGCGGTGTTCACGTCGAGCGTGGCCGGGCTGCCGAGGCCGAGCCGGGCGGCCACCCGGGCGGCGATGTTCGGCGACCGGTCGATCGCCGTACAGGTCGCGACCACGACCAGGTCGATCTCGGCGATGTCGAGACCCGAGTTCGCGATCGCCTTCTCGGCGGCCCGCCACGCCATCTCGTCGACCTGCTCGTCCGGCGCCGCGATCCGGCGCTCCCTGATTCCGACCCGGCTCTGGATCCACTCGTCGTTGGTCTCCACCATGGTGGACAGCTCGGCGTTGGTGAGCACCCGCTCGGGCTGGTAGTGGCCGAGGGCGACAACTCTGGAACCGGTCATCTCGCGTGCTCCTGCAGTCGGGAAGCGGCCTGGGGTCGAAGGCCGCGGTAATGGGGGCGGATCCAGAGTACGTTCCGGCGTACCGGCCGGTAGACACCCGTCTCACCCCCTGTACTGCGTACTGTCGCGGCTGTGGTCCGGAACACAGCCGCGACCGCTCGCGAGGCGATGTCAAAGTCGTCCAGCCGGCTCCGACCAGTGGCTGACAAGCAGCCGGAACCCAGCCACCCAGGAGCTCTCATGCGCAAGATCATCCACTTCGTCCACACCTCGCTCGACGGCTTCATCGAGGGCCCGGACGGGGCGTTCGACTGGCCGGTGATGAGCCCGGAACTGTCGGCGTACGGGAGTCAGTTGAACGAGGGCACCGACACGTTCCTCTACGGCCGCGTGGTCTGGGAGATGATGTCGGGCTTCTGGCCGCAGGCGGAGTCGATGTCGGACCACCCGCACGACCTCGCGTTCGCGCCGATCTGGCGGGAGACCGCGAAGCTCGTCGTCTCGACCACGCTGGAGAAGGCCGGCTGGAACACCACGGTCATCGACTCGGCCGAGGCGCTCGCAGACCTCAAGCAGCAGCCCGGCGGCAATCTGCTGCTGACCGGTGGGGCCGCGCTCGCGACGTCGGTGGAGCAACTGGGGCTGCTGGACGAGCGCCACATCGTCGTTCACCCGGTCGTCCTGGGCGGTGGCAAACGCCTCTTCCCCGAGGGACTGCCCCGCCGTACCGCGACGCTGGTCGAGTCCCGCCCGCTGGACGACCGAGTGGTCCTGCTCCGCCACGCCCTGGTCTGAGGTCAGGCCAGGCCGGCGGCACTCAGAGCGGCGCGGATGTCGCCGGCGGCGAAGGTGCGCAGACCGTACTTGGCCTGCATGTCCATCGGCTTGGAGTCCTTCGAGCGGTTCGGGACGTCGGCGGGAATGATCGCCTTGGTGAAGCCCAGCCGGGCTGCCTCGGCGAGGCGCTTCTCCAGGCCGCCGACGCGGCGGACCTCGCCGGCCAGGCCGACCTCGCCGATCGCGATCAGGCCAGGGTGGATCGGCTTGTCCATCACCGACGAGGCGACCGAGATGGCGACCGCGAGGTCGGCGACCGGTTCGGTGATCTTCACGCCGCCGACGGTCGCGACGTAGACCTCCTGGTCGGTCAGCTTCAGCCCCGCGCGGTTGCCGAGCACGGCGAGCACCATCGCGACCCGCTGCGACTCCAGCCCGGACGTCGTACGCCGCGGCTGGGGCGCGGCCGACGGGCCGACCAGAGCCTGTACTTCGGCCAGCAGCGGCCGCCGTCCCTCCATCATCACCGTCACGCAGGTGCCCGCGACCGGCTCGGCGTGCTCCGAGACGAACAGGCCGGACGGGTCGCTCACCTCGATGATGCCGGTGTCGACCATGTCGAAGCAGCCGACCTCGTCGGAGGGGCCGAACCGGTTCTTGGTCGCGCGCACCATCCGGAAGCCGGAGTGCCGGTCGCCGTCGAAGGCGAGCACCACGTCGACCAGGTGCTCGAGCATCCGCGGGCCGGCGATCGCGCCGTCCTTGGTCACGTGGCCGACCAGCACGACCGCGATGTTGCGCTCCTTGGCCAGCCGGACCAGCGCACCGGTCACCTCGCGGACCTGGGTGACGCCGCCGGGAGCGCCGTCCACCTCGGGGTGCGCCATCGTCTGCACCGAGTCGATCACCAGGAAGGTCGGATCGACCGCGTCCACCTGACCCACGACGGCACCGAGATCGGTCTCGGCGGCGAGGAACAGCTCGTCGACCAACGCGTCCGTGCGCCCCGCACGCAGCCGGACCTGAGCAGCCGACTCCTCTCCCGAGACATACAGCGTGCGATGCCCGCGCCGAGCCGATTGCGCCGCGACCTCCAGCAGCAACGTCGACTTGCCGACGCCCGGCTCACCTGCCAGCAGGATCACCGCGCCGGGCACGACGCCACCGCCGAGCACCCGGTCGAGCTCGCCGATGCCGGTCGGCCGGGACTCCGCCTCCACCGCGGACACCTTGGCGATCGGCATCGCCGGCGAGGACACCGGACCCGCGGTGATCCGGGCAGCCTTCGGCGCCCCGACCTCCGCCACCGTGCCCCACGCCTGGCACTCACCACACCGCCCGATCCACCGCGGCGTCGTCCACCCGCACTCGCTGCACGCGAACGGTGACTTCCCCGCCTTGGACCTGGTCGACCCCGTTGCCTTCACCATGCCGCCAACCTAATTCACCCCGCCGACAATCCTGATTTCCTCGTCCACAGGTGAGGAGAAGTCGGGGGTTCGGGGAGGTGGTGCTGTCTTGCGGATGGTCGGCGAGATGGTGGACGGCGGTGCGGTCGGTGGAGGAGGCCGGGCGGTGGAGGAAGTGGGTCAGCAGGTGGTGGGTGAGGTGGGTCAGCGGGCGGTGGGGGAGGTTGCTGGTGGTGGGGAGGTGGGTGAGGTGGGTGAGGTGGGTCAGCGGGCGGTGGAGGAGCTGTTAGCGGTGGAGGAGGCGGGTCAGGAGGCGGTGGAGCCAGTTCTTGGGGGTTCGGTGCGGGGACTCGTCGAGGGTGGTGGGTGGGTCGATGGAGTCGCGGGCTGCTTTCAGATAGCGGGTGAGGAGCGGGTGGGTGGGGGTGTCACCTCGGAGGGCCGCGCTTTGTTCCAGGTACGCGCGGGCGTTGTCGAGGCGGTTGGCGACGACCTCGGCGGAGCCCAGGTGCTGGAGGCAACGGGCTCGGCCTTCGGGCTCGTCGACTTCGGCATAGAGGTGTTCGGCTTGTTGCCACCAGCGTTTGGCTTCTTGCGGGCTTCGCTGCATCCAAGCGGCGATGCCGGTCAGTTCGAGGGCGTGCGCGTGGGCACTGCCGTCCCCGGCGACCGATGCACGGGCAGCGGCCGGGCGTAGCTGGTCCAGGGCGCCTTCGGGGTCCTGTTGGTAGAGGTGCGTGATCGCCAGGTTGAGCTGGATCGCGACCTCGCCGGCGAGGTCAGGCCCCGGCCGGTGCAGGCGTGCGTCGTCCAGATGTTCCCGCGCGTTCTGCACGACCTCGTCCCGGTCGCCGCCGGCAGGCATCTGTTCCGCCCGGGCGAAGTGCAGCAACGCCCGCTCGACATGCCGGCGCGTGACCAGCGCCGCCGCGGTCCGGCCGTGCGTCGCCACGTTGTCGGAGTGTCCCAGCCGAGTGCTGGCTGTCTCCAAGTCACCCATCAGCCTGTACGCCGTAGCCGCCCGCGCCGCAGCCAGCTCGGTCAGTTCGCGCCGGCCGCATCCCTCGGCTACCGCAGCCAGTAGCTCGCTGAGCTTCAGCAGTGCCGGCCTGTCGTGCCGCCGTAGGTACCAGGTCTCCAACGCGTCGCAGATGCGAGCCAGGTCGTCAGCGCTGTCGTCCTCAGCCTTCTCCGTTGCCAGCAGCTCCCGCAGTCGCGGCTCGTTCTGCTGGAACCACTCCGCTGCCGCCAACCCGCCGGCATCCGATCCGAGAGACACCGACCACTGCTCGACTTCCTCCGCAGCACGATGCAGCTCGCCCGCCTCTCCTGCAGTCCCCGCCCGCCACCGCCGGTAGCGCCGCAGCCCGACCGGTGCGTTGTAGACCGCCCAGATCAGCGCCAGCACGATCGTCAGACTGATGCCGGCCACCTTGATCCAGCCGGTGCTGTCGATGCTCTGCGACAGCTTGTCGCCCGCCAGTCCCGACAGCAGCGCCGCCGCCAGCGCACTGATCCCGAGGATGTCTCCCCGCCGCCGCTCCTGCTTGCCGGGCTTCTCCGGCTCGCTGGAGGTCACGGCTTGCTCCCCACCGTCAGCCCGCGCACCACAGTCGGCCAGAACGACAACAGCAACACCACCGGCACAACAGAAGCCACCACAGCCGCAGCAGCCACAGTCCCGCTGGCTGCCGAGAACTGCCGGGCCTCTCCCCACAACACCAGCGACAACGGCGTCGTACCGGGGCCACTGATCAGGAAGCCGACGATGAAGTCGTTCCACACCAGAGCGAACTCCAACACGGCAACAGCAACCAGAGCAGGCCGATACGTCCGCTGGACAGTAGCCAGTACTGCGCTCTGCCGCGCCGGCCCCTGCAACGCCTCTGCCACCAGCACCGGTGGCGCTGAAGCAAAAGCCGACCGCAGCAGCAGTACGGCGAACGGCAACCCAGCAGCCGCATGCACCAAGGCCAACGCGACCCGAGACCCGGCCAAGCCGGCCGAGCCGATCGCGTCCCGCAGCGGAGCGGCGTACATCTGCACCGGCGTCACAGCCAGCACCACGAAGGATGAAGTCACCAGCCGACCCAGCCAGTGCGGCAGCCCGCCCCAAGCCACCAGATACGCAGTAGGAACGGCAATCACCAGCAGTACCGCAGTGGCGATCGTGGAGATCAGCACAGTCGACAGCAGTGCCCGCAGCAGCCCTGCATTGGCAGCAGCCGCAAAGGACTCGAGCCCGATGCCGTCAAGCGACCACCACCCGCGCAAGCCGGCTTCACGTGGCGAGTGCAGCGCAGTAGCCACCAGTACGACGGCCGGCAGGATCCAGAACAAGCCCACTGCGAACCCGACCGTCCACCCGATCCGCCGCACTCGCTTACTGGGCCGCGACCGTCCCACCGCGGGATCAGCCCGAACCACCCGGACCGGCATCGCCCATCGACGCCGCCGCAACCCGCGTACGCCGATCACCGCCACCGCCGCCACGATGGCGAACAACACCACCCCGAGCGCCGCAGTACGGCCGGCAGGTTCACCGGTACCGGCCGCTCGCCACCAGTTGAGGCCAAGCACGTCTGCGTCGCCCTGCATCGGCCCGGGGACGACTATGAGCACCAGGTCGAAGACCCGCACGGCCGCGATGACCAGCGTCAGCGTCACCACCCCAGTGATCGGCCTGAGCAGCGGCAGCTCCAACGCGAGCAGCCGGCGCCATCCGGTGACGCCCTCCGCCGTCAACGTCCGGCTCACGTCGTCCGGAATCGCCTCCAGCCCAGCGCGGAACAGCGACACGACGTACCCGAGCCAGGTCCAGCCGAACGCGGAAACCAGCACCAGCCAGAACAGTCCGGGTCCCAGCCAGACCGGGCTGGAGCCGAACAGTTTGGTCCAGACCGCGGTGACCGTGCCGCGCTCAGGGGTCGCGTCGAAGATCAGCCGGAACGTCACCCCCGACACCAGCACCGAGACGGCGAACGGAATCACCAACGCTGGTTGGAGAAACGTCGACAACCCCGGCAGCCGGTAGCTGACCAGCGCCAGCAGGAAGCCGACCACGACCAGCGCCAGCGCCACCGCGATCCAGGCAAGGCTGTTGCCTACGGCATGTAATGCGGCCGGGTCGCCCATCACCGCGAAGTTCGCCAGCCCGAAGGAGCCGTCCGGCCGCCGGAAGGCCGCCACCACGGTCACGCCGATCGGGACGAGCAGCAGGCAGCTCAGCAGCAACGCCGGAAGGCCCAGCAGATAAGGCCCCAACGGCCGCCGCGGTTTGCCGGGCACCGGGCGGCCGCTGATCTCCCGCCCGACGATCTCGAGTGACAGGCCGTTGCTCTGCAGCCCCATCAGCTCTCCACCTTCTTCAGCTCGGCCAGTGCCGCTTCGGTCGCATCCGGTACGACGTCGCTCCCGCGCCCGCCGATCCGCACCAGGAAACCGGTCAACACCCGCCACAGCCCGTTGATGTCACCGAGCCGCCCGAGCCGGTCGGACAAGTCGAACTGCAGCGACGCCGTGGGCGTGACCAACTGCTTCGCCAGTCGCGTGAGCTCAGGGGAGTAGCCAGTGGTGCGCCCATCGGCCAGGAAGCCGCCTGCCGCGATCCATGGGTCAACAGCTGCGGGTGCGGCCAGTCGGCGGACGAGGTCGCGAGCATCGTCGCCGGCCGGCTTCGGCAGCACCATGACGTCGCCACCGACCACCACCGGGGCCGCAGTACCGGGCGACATCGGCGGGAAGGTGAACATGGCGATATCACCGGGGTTCGCGGCGAAGGAACGCACCACGGGCTCGGCGAAGTCCGACGCGAGGACCATGGCCGCCCGGCGGTGCCCGAAAACCTCGACGATCGCGTCGGGGAACTGCTGCACCAGCGACCGCTCGACACCGCCCGCCAGGACGCCGGGTGCTGACCACATCGTCCCCAGCAGCCGTAGCGCCGCAGCGAACGCCGGTTGCTCAGAGAGCCGGGGGTGTGCCGCAGTTGCCAGTGCCTGGTAGGTGGACGGTGAGGAACCCAGCAAGACGTTCTCCAGGAAGTCCGTGAGCACCCAGCCGTCTCCAGCAGCCAGTGCCAGCGGGCGGATGCCGGAGGCCGCCAGTGAGCGGTTCACGTTGAGCCATTCGCTCCACTGGGTGGGCGGCTCCAGTCCCGCCTTCTCCAGCACCGAGGGCCGGTACCAGACCGCTGACTTGTTCGCTGTCTTGAACGGCAGCCCGTACGTCGTACCGTCGGCGACCAGAAGCTCGTCCCAGAGCAGGGCGCGGCCTCTGCCGGCCAGGTCGTCGGGCATCGATTCCAGGTCGCTCCGGTGCTCCGCGACGAGTCCGGGCTGAGGGAGCATCACCAGGTCGGGGCGACGGGCGGAGCGTGGTCCGAAGGCCGTGGAGATGTCGTCGCCGAGCGGTACGACCTCTACCGGATAGTCGAGCCGCCCGAGGTTGTCGAGGACCGAATGGAAGGCACGCAGTTCCTGGCCGCTCCAGCTCACGGCGACCCGCACGCTACGACGCAGGCCGAGGGCGTCCGGCGTACCGGAGCAGCTTGCGGCCAGGAGGGCGGCGGAGGCCCCGAGGAAGGCTCGGCGGCTAGTCGGCATGCTGGAATCCCGTAGTACGCGCTGGGTAGGTGGTGATGAGTAGCAGCGCCGGGAACCACAGCTCCGGGTTGTCGAAGCGTAGGAGCGATCCCCAGGTCGGCAGGCCCGCAGCGTCTTCCAGCACGATCGCGGCAGGGTGGGCCCGAAGTGCGCGAGCCACTCCGGCCAGGCGGCGTCGACCAGGGGTGATTTCGTGCGGGTAGCGGTCCAGGACGTCGTCCAGTCCACAGCGGGCGGCGGTGACGCGGCTCTCGTCCTCTGCTGCTCGCCGGGTCACCCGGTGGGTGACGGTATGCCCGTGGACCACGTTGCCGAGGACAGTGAGGTGGGGGAGCAGGCCACCCTCGGCCGGTACCAGCCTGACCTCGCCACTGCAGTCGATCCTCGCCTCTGGCGGAGGCTCCTCGAGCCCGCTGATCAGGTCGGCCAGCAGCCGGGCAGTGGTTGCATCCTGGACCACCAGGGCCTTCTGCTCGCCACGGAGAAGCTGGAGCGGCCGGGTGAGCCAGGGCAGCCCTTCGAGCAGCAGTCCGTCCATTCCGGCCTGGCGCCTCCCACTTAGGTGCGAATGCTCACCCTAGGGCCCGGGCCGGGTCGTCGCAGCCCCAAGCGCGCCTGTCAGTACGTCTTGCTCCACAGGTTGATCGCGTAGTCGACCTCGACACCGGTGTGCGAGGCGATGAACCGCTCGGCGTCGGCCGGCTTGAACTCGATCCGGATCACCGCCTCCAGGTCCTCGCGCCGCTCGAACCGCCAGCCCATGTCCAGCCGGGTCCGCTGCCAGCCGTGGGAGAGCCAGAACCGCTCCACCGTGGCCGCCTCGATCTTCGGGTAGGACTCGCTGAACCAGCGCCCGAACGTCGACCGCGAGCCGTCGTTGTCGATCACGAACGCGGTCCCGCCCCGGCGCATCACCCGGTCGAGCTCGGCCAGCCCCGGCTCGCAGCCCGGCCCGAAGAAGTACGCCCAGCGCGCGTGCATGACGTCGATGGTCGCGTCGGCGACCGGCACCCGTTGCGCCGTACCCTTCCGCACCTCGACGTTGCGGAGCTTCTTCGTCCGCAGGTTCGCCGCCTTGGCCAGGTCGCCGTGCGGCTCGACCCCGATCACCCGGCCGGCCGTGGCAGCGAACATCGGCAGGTGGAAGCCGGTGCCGCAGCCCAGATCGAGCACCGTCGCCCCGGCCCAGTCGCGGATCGCCCGCATCGCCGGCTCGATCACGCCGCCCGGATCGACGGCCCGGTTCTCCACCTCGTAGACCTCCGGGTGGTGCCAGATGTTGGGACTGGGGATGCCGCCTTCGGCTATGTTCGCCACGCCGTAACCCTAACCACGCCCCGATCCCACCCGTGCTCCGATCCCGACGCGCCCCGGAGGCAACCGATGCAGCGGCAGGACTACACCGGCCCCGACGACCTCCGGGCCCTGCAGGAGCTGGTCCGGCGGACCTACAGCGTGGACTCGCGTTTCCACGTCGGCGATCTCGCCTGGGAGTACAGCTCGGCCGCTCCGGCCCGGCAGGCGGGCTGGCGGCTGGCGTTGTGGCGTGAGGGCAACGAGGTCTTCGCGTGGGGCTGGGTGGAAGGCAACGACCTCCTGATGGTCGTCGACCCTGCCCGGCCTGACCTGGCGACCGAAGTACTGGCCTGGTTCCGCGAGTCGACTGAGGCCGAGTCGCTCGGCTGCAGCGTGCTGGAGAGCGAGACCCACCTCATCGAGGCCCTGGCGGCGGACGGCTTCCGGGTCCACGAAGGCGACCCCTTCTTCACCCACCACACGCTGGCCCTCACCGACCTCAGTACGCCGGTCGTCCCGGCCGGCTTCACCTTGCGCCCCGCGCAGCTCCACGAGGTCGAGCAGCGCGCCGCCGTCCACCGTGCCGCGTGGTCGGATCTGCAGCCGTCCAAGGTGACAGCCCAGGTGATGGGTGCCGTGATGAGTACCTGGCCGTATCGCCCCGAGCTCGACTGGGTGGTCGTGGCGCCCGACGGGGAGTTCGTCGCCAGCGCTTTGATCTGGCTGGACGAGGAGAACCAGGCAGGTCTGGTCGAACCGGTCGGTTGCGCACCGGCGTACCGGCGGCAGGGGCTGGCGCAGGCCGTCAACCTCGGCGCACTGCACGCGTTGCGGGACCTCGGTGGCGTCGAGGCGCGGGTCTGTCCTCGCGGTGACGACGACTACCCGCAGGCGCGCCGGCTCTACCAGAGCATCGGCTTTCAGCCCGGCCTGCGCACGGTCAACCATCGATTGGACTTGTGAGTCCATTTTTCGCTTTCCACACTGAGGAGGTCAGCAGCTCGGACGTGGAAGGAAACCGATCATGGAACTGCAACTGGCCGGGAAACGCGCGCTCGTCACCGGCTCCAGCGCCGGCCTGGGTGAGTCGGTCGCCAAACTGCTCGCGGCGGAGGGTGTCAGCGTCGTAGTGCACGGACGCGATGCCGCCAAGACCGAGCAGGTGGTGAAGGCGATCGAGGCCGAAGGCAACCGGGCGACCTTCGTGCTGGGCGATCTCGGCACCGACGAAGGAGCCGCCCAGGTCGCTGCCACGGCCGGGGCGGTGGACATCCTCGTCAACAACGCCGGGTACTTCGAGCCGGCCCGGGGCTGGACCGACCTGGGCCCGGCCGACTGGGCCGAGATGTACAACGTGAACGTGCTGTCCAGTGTCCGGTTGATCGAGCGGCTGGTGCCCGGCATGCGCGAGCGCGGCTGGGGCCGGGTGATCCAGATCGGCAGCGTGGTCGGGATCGTGCCGCAGGCGAAGCAGCCGCACTACAGCGCGAGCAGTGCGGCCCGGCACGCACTGGCGACCTCCCTGGCCAGGGAACTGAAGGAGACCGGAGTGACCTCCAACGCGGTCGCGCCCGGCGGCATCCTGACCGAGGTCAGCGAGCGCAACCTGACCTTGCTGGGCCGGTCACAGGGCTGGGGGACCACCTGGGCGGAGATCGAGCCGAACCTGCTCCGCGCCCTCGCTCCCAACGACATCGGCCGGATCAGCCGTCCGGACGAGATCGCGAACGCCGTCGTCTACCTGGCCAGCCCGC encodes:
- the disA gene encoding DNA integrity scanning diadenylate cyclase DisA, with product MRATLAAVAPGTELREGLERILRGRTGALLVLGQDKVVDSISTGGFEIEVEFTATGLRELSKMDGAIILDRDMSRMLRAAVHLMPDPSIHTEETGTRHRTADRVARQTGFPVISVSQSMHIIALYVDDQRYVLEDSGAILSRANQALATLERYKLRLDEVSGTLSALEIEDLVTVRDVAAVAQRLEMVRRIATEIDGYVVELGTDGRLLTLQLNELVAGVAGERELVVRDYLPPAAGRRPKTADDVLLELDAVSPTDLLDIGQVARALQLGGAEQLDAAVTPRGYRLLAKVPRLPGAVIDRLIEHFGHLQKLLAASIDDLQTVDGVGENRARTVREGLSRLAESSILERYV
- a CDS encoding beta-ketoacyl-ACP synthase III; translation: MTGSRVVALGHYQPERVLTNAELSTMVETNDEWIQSRVGIRERRIAAPDEQVDEMAWRAAEKAIANSGLDIAEIDLVVVATCTAIDRSPNIAARVAARLGLGSPATLDVNTACSGFSHALATADHAIRAGAATKALVIGVEKLSDFTDWTDRTTCVLIGDGAGAAVLVATDEPEIGPVVWGSVPEMSDAVRIEGRDGKFAQEGQSVFRWTTTQLPVIARQVCEKGGVTPEELGGVVLHQANLRIIEPLAKRLGAVNAVIARDVVESGNTSAASIPIALSKLVERREIPAGAPVLLFGFGGGLSYAGQIIRCP
- a CDS encoding dihydrofolate reductase family protein — protein: MRKIIHFVHTSLDGFIEGPDGAFDWPVMSPELSAYGSQLNEGTDTFLYGRVVWEMMSGFWPQAESMSDHPHDLAFAPIWRETAKLVVSTTLEKAGWNTTVIDSAEALADLKQQPGGNLLLTGGAALATSVEQLGLLDERHIVVHPVVLGGGKRLFPEGLPRRTATLVESRPLDDRVVLLRHALV
- the radA gene encoding DNA repair protein RadA, whose product is MVKATGSTRSKAGKSPFACSECGWTTPRWIGRCGECQAWGTVAEVGAPKAARITAGPVSSPAMPIAKVSAVEAESRPTGIGELDRVLGGGVVPGAVILLAGEPGVGKSTLLLEVAAQSARRGHRTLYVSGEESAAQVRLRAGRTDALVDELFLAAETDLGAVVGQVDAVDPTFLVIDSVQTMAHPEVDGAPGGVTQVREVTGALVRLAKERNIAVVLVGHVTKDGAIAGPRMLEHLVDVVLAFDGDRHSGFRMVRATKNRFGPSDEVGCFDMVDTGIIEVSDPSGLFVSEHAEPVAGTCVTVMMEGRRPLLAEVQALVGPSAAPQPRRTTSGLESQRVAMVLAVLGNRAGLKLTDQEVYVATVGGVKITEPVADLAVAISVASSVMDKPIHPGLIAIGEVGLAGEVRRVGGLEKRLAEAARLGFTKAIIPADVPNRSKDSKPMDMQAKYGLRTFAAGDIRAALSAAGLA
- a CDS encoding sugar ABC transporter permease, producing MGLQSNGLSLEIVGREISGRPVPGKPRRPLGPYLLGLPALLLSCLLLVPIGVTVVAAFRRPDGSFGLANFAVMGDPAALHAVGNSLAWIAVALALVVVGFLLALVSYRLPGLSTFLQPALVIPFAVSVLVSGVTFRLIFDATPERGTVTAVWTKLFGSSPVWLGPGLFWLVLVSAFGWTWLGYVVSLFRAGLEAIPDDVSRTLTAEGVTGWRRLLALELPLLRPITGVVTLTLVIAAVRVFDLVLIVVPGPMQGDADVLGLNWWRAAGTGEPAGRTAALGVVLFAIVAAVAVIGVRGLRRRRWAMPVRVVRADPAVGRSRPSKRVRRIGWTVGFAVGLFWILPAVVLVATALHSPREAGLRGWWSLDGIGLESFAAAANAGLLRALLSTVLISTIATAVLLVIAVPTAYLVAWGGLPHWLGRLVTSSFVVLAVTPVQMYAAPLRDAIGSAGLAGSRVALALVHAAAGLPFAVLLLRSAFASAPPVLVAEALQGPARQSAVLATVQRTYRPALVAVAVLEFALVWNDFIVGFLISGPGTTPLSLVLWGEARQFSAASGTVAAAAVVASVVPVVLLLSFWPTVVRGLTVGSKP
- a CDS encoding ABC transporter substrate-binding protein produces the protein MPTSRRAFLGASAALLAASCSGTPDALGLRRSVRVAVSWSGQELRAFHSVLDNLGRLDYPVEVVPLGDDISTAFGPRSARRPDLVMLPQPGLVAEHRSDLESMPDDLAGRGRALLWDELLVADGTTYGLPFKTANKSAVWYRPSVLEKAGLEPPTQWSEWLNVNRSLAASGIRPLALAAGDGWVLTDFLENVLLGSSPSTYQALATAAHPRLSEQPAFAAALRLLGTMWSAPGVLAGGVERSLVQQFPDAIVEVFGHRRAAMVLASDFAEPVVRSFAANPGDIAMFTFPPMSPGTAAPVVVGGDVMVLPKPAGDDARDLVRRLAAPAAVDPWIAAGGFLADGRTTGYSPELTRLAKQLVTPTASLQFDLSDRLGRLGDINGLWRVLTGFLVRIGGRGSDVVPDATEAALAELKKVES